One Panicum virgatum strain AP13 chromosome 9K, P.virgatum_v5, whole genome shotgun sequence genomic region harbors:
- the LOC120649106 gene encoding purple acid phosphatase 15-like, with translation MTMRGIIFNYSSKEFNLSAQQRASTSEGEFRHGASGATQHHSLSRRLAFSSPPSPAAGRLIPNPRWLGPAAATVPAVLQPLFGFLPNKSQTATRRSVVARHGARRRGSSTMRRGSLLPLLLAAAAAAAVSSAEPASTLSRPARPVTVPLGDRGHAVDLPDTDPRVRRRVTGWAPEQVAVALSAEPTSAWVSWITGDFQMGAGVKPLDPGAVGSVVRYGLAADSLPHEAAAGESLVYSQLYPFEGLRNYTSGIIHHVRLRGLEPGTRYYYRCGDPAIPGGMSDVRAFRTMPTVGPRSYPGRIAVVGDLGLTYNTTATVEHMVRNQPDLVLLLGDVCYANLYLTNGTGTDCYSCTFANSTPIHETYQPRWDYWGRYMEPVTSSIPMMVVEGNHEIEEQIHNKTFASYSSRFAFPSEESGSFSPFYYSFDVGGIHFVMLASYVDYKKSGEQYRWLEKDLEKVDRSVTPWLIAGWHAPWYTTYKAHYREAECMRVEMEELLYSYAVDVVFTGHVHAYERSNRVFNYTLDPCGPVHISVGDGGNREKMATAHADEPGHCPDPASTPDPFMGGRLCASNFTSGPAAGRFCWDRQPEYSAYRESSFGHGILEVKNETHALWRWHRNQDLHAAVADEVFIVREPHKCLDKSTRLLAY, from the exons ATGACGATGCGGGGCATCATCTTTAATTACAGTAGCAAGGAGTTTAATTTATCAGCGCAGCAGAGAGCATCAACTTCCGAGGGGGAGTTCCGCCACGGAGCATCGGGGGCTACGCAGCACCACTCCCTTTCCCGACGCCTTGCCTTTTCTTCCCCGCCCTcgcccgcggccggccggctcattCCAAATCCGCGGTGGCTGGGGCCCGCCGCCGCAACTGTGCCGGCCGTCCTCCAGCCCCTTTTTGGGTTCCTTCCAAATAAATCCCAAACGGCCACCCGCCGATCTGTCGTGGCGCGCCACGGAGCCCGACGGCGAGGGAGCAGCACAATGCGCCGGGGCTCACTCCTCCCGCTgctgcttgcggcggcggcggcggccgcggtttCCTCCGCCGAGCCGGCGTCGACGCTGTCCAGGCCGGCGCGCCCGGTGACGGTGCCGCTCGGGGACAGGGGCCACGCGGTGGACCTGCCGGACACGGACCCGCGGGTGCGGCGCCGCGTCACGGGCTGGGCGCCCGAGCAGGTCGCCGTCGCGCTCTCCGCCGAGCCCACCTCCGCCTGGGTCTCCTGGATCACAGGGGACTTCCAGATGGGCGCCGGCGTCAAGCCGCTGGACCCCGGCGCCGTGGGCAGCGTCGTGCGCTacggcctcgccgccgactcCCTCCCccacgaggccgccgccggcgagtcgcTCGTGTACAGCCAGCTCTACCCCTTCGAGGGCCTCCGGAACTACACCTCCGGCATCATCCACCACGTCCGCCTCCGGGGACTGGAGCCCGGGACCAGGTACTACTACCGGTGCGGCGACCCGGCCATCCCCGGCGGCATGAGCGACGTCCGCGCGTTCCGGACGATGCCGACCGTCGGGCCCAGGAGCTACCCGGGGAGGATCGCCGTGGTCGGGGACCTGGGCCTCACGTACAACACCACGGCCACGGTGGAGCACATGGTGCGCAACCAGCCGGACCTGGTGCTCCTCCTCGGCGACGTCTGCTACGCCAACCTCTACCTCACCAACGGCACCGGGACGGACTGCTACTCGTGCACCTTCGCCAACTCCACGCCCATCCACGAGACCTACCAGCCGCGCTGGGACTACTGGGGAAG GTACATGGAGCCCGTGACGTCCAGCATCCCGATGATGGTGGTCGAAGGGAACCATGAGATCGAGGAGCAGATCCACAACAAGACGTTTGCGTCCTACAGCTCCAGGTTCGCGTTCCCGTCAGAGGAGAGCGGATCCTTCTCTCCGTTCTACTACTCGTTTGATGTTGGTGGCATCCATTTCGTCATGCTCGCTTCGTACGTTGACTACAAGAAATCAG GTGAGCAATACCGGTGGCTGGAGAAAGACTTGGAGAAGGTGGACAGGTCAGTGACACCGTGGCTGATCGCCGGGTGGCACGCGCCCTGGTACACCACCTACAAGGCTCACTACAGGGAGGCCGAGTGCATGAGGGTGGAGATGGAGGAGCTCCTCTACTCGTACGCCGTCGACGTCGTCTTCACCGGCCAT GTGCACGCGTACGAGCGCTCCAACCGGGTGTTCAACTACacgctggacccgtgcggccCCGTGCACATCTCGGTGGGCGACGGCGGCAACCGGGAGAAGATGGCGACGGCCCACGCCGACGAGCCCGGCCACTGCCCGGACCCGGCGTCGACGCCGGACCCCTTCATGGGCGGCCGCCTCTGCGCCTCCAACTTCACGtcgggccccgccgccgggaGATTCTGCTGGGACCGGCAGCCGGAGTACAGCGCCTACAGGGAGAGCAGCTTCGGGCACGGCATCCTGGAGGTCAAGAACGAGACGCACGCGCTCTGGCGGTGGCACCGCAACCAGGAcctgcacgccgccgtcgccgacgaggTGTTCATCGTCCGGGAGCCCCATAAGTGCCTCGACAAGTCCACCAGACTACTAGCCTACTGA
- the LOC120649108 gene encoding aspartate aminotransferase, chloroplastic-like isoform X1, translating into MIAPFLNSELRPCYMMALAVDVSRFEGVPMAPPDPILGVSEVFKTDKNDLKLNLGVGAYRTEELQPYVLNVVKKAENLMLEKGENKESYCLELTTPSSSKDCFCSKSSTIWSRGRGHGSGVLDSL; encoded by the exons ATGATTGCTCCTTTCTTGAACTCAGAACTTCGGCCATGTTATATGATGGCCCTTGCAGTGGATGTTTCTCGTTTTGAGGGAGTGCCAATGGCTCCACCAGACCCAATTCTTGGGGTTTCAGAAGTCTTTAAAACAGATAAAAATGACCTGAAGCTCAATCTTGGTGTTGGTGCCTATAGAACAGAAGAGTTGCAGCCCTATGTCCTCAATGTAGTCAAGAAG GCTGAAAATCTTATGTTGGAGAAAGGAGAAAACAAAGAG AGCTACTGCTTGGAGCTGACAACCCCGTCATCAAGCAAGGACTG TTTCTGTAGCAAGTCATCAACGATATGGAGTAGAGGAAGAGGACATGGATCTGGAGTTCTAGACAGTTTATAA
- the LOC120649108 gene encoding aspartate aminotransferase, chloroplastic-like isoform X2 has translation MIAPFLNSELRPCYMMALAVDVSRFEGVPMAPPDPILGVSEVFKTDKNDLKLNLGVGAYRTEELQPYVLNVVKKAENLMLEKGENKEYLPIEGLAAFNKATAELLLGADNPVIKQGLFL, from the exons ATGATTGCTCCTTTCTTGAACTCAGAACTTCGGCCATGTTATATGATGGCCCTTGCAGTGGATGTTTCTCGTTTTGAGGGAGTGCCAATGGCTCCACCAGACCCAATTCTTGGGGTTTCAGAAGTCTTTAAAACAGATAAAAATGACCTGAAGCTCAATCTTGGTGTTGGTGCCTATAGAACAGAAGAGTTGCAGCCCTATGTCCTCAATGTAGTCAAGAAG GCTGAAAATCTTATGTTGGAGAAAGGAGAAAACAAAGAG TATCTTCCTATTGAAGGTTTAGCAGCATTTAACAAAGCAACTGCAGAGCTACTGCTTGGAGCTGACAACCCCGTCATCAAGCAAGGACTG TTTCTGTAG